CTTGGTGAGGATTTTTCCGTCTTCCGAGCTCAGGATCACCATCGTTGGCGGCGGCGGCGCCGCACCGGGCTGCGGAGGCCCCGCCGGTCCGGTCCGAGAGCACGCGGCAAAGAGCACGTGGTTCTTGGTGTCGAGAGCGAGACCGTTGCATCCGGTGTTCCCGCCAAAGGGAAACACCTTCGTGACTTTCATGGCTTTCTCGTCGATCACCGCGACGCTACCGCTGTCCTGCATGAGGGCGTACAGCGTTCCCTTCCCATCCGCGATCGTCTGCTCCGGAGTCCCCGGCAGGGGGATCTTGCCGGCGACGGCGCCGTCCTTCGCGTCGATCACGATGAGGTCCTTCGTCGGGTGGCTGCCGATATAGACTCGGCCGTCGAAGTCGTCGAAGTAGATGCCGTCGGGGCTGAATCGATTTGGAGGCTGCATTCCATCGGTTGGGTCGATCGTCTTGATCATCTGCATCGACTTCGTGTCGAACATCGAGATGTTCGGGTGGCTGCTCGCGAAGCCGTGGTTCGTCTTGGCGTCCACCGTCGCGCCGTTGCCGCCGCCGTTGAGGATGGTGCCGAGCGGCTGGAGCGTCTCGAGGTCGAACACGGTGACGCGGCCAGGTACGGAATCCCGGGCGGGGGTGCTGTCTGTGGCGGCGACGGCGCGCACGGCGTTGCGCGTGATGTACAGCCGACGGTCGACCGAGTTGGCGTAGATGTAGTCGGTGCCGCCCTCGCCGCCGACCTTGGCGCGCTTCAGCACCTTGTACGGTCCGTCGGTCGACGGCTGTTGGGCGGAGAGCGCAAGCAGAGGCGGAGCGACAGCGATCGCGACAGCGGTGACGGCGACGAGACGTTTCATCGGAGTGGCTCCGAGTCGAGGCAGGCGCGAAAAAAAGGACAACGCGGGATCGCGGCACGCTGCGACCTGCAGGCGTCGGTGTCAAGCGCAAGACGCCCGACGAACCGTTGTCAGGGTGGTGACAGGTTCGCCGGGCGCCGGCCGTCGCAGTACTCGGCGCTCAGCCTTTCGTGCCTCGGCCGGAATACCTCAGGACGTAGAACTCGCGATCATCGGCCGCGTCGCGGCGCACCGAGTCGACATCGTAGCCGCTGGACAACGCCCACCGAAAGTGATCGCGCACGGCAAGCCGCCATTGACGCGCGGTGGCCAGCGATCGCTGAGTGATGGCGAGGATGTCCGACGGCACCTCGATGAGCACATTCGGCGGCGGCGGGCGCTGGCCGCCCCCCGTATCGAGCGGCTGGTCTCCCTCTCTCGGGAACGGAGACAATAGGGGCAGCCGACCACTCGGCGGCTGATGCCGGTCGGATTCCACCGCCGACGTCAGCGTCATCACGATGAGTCGGTCGGTGGGAAGACCGAGATGCAACGGACTCATCGTCGTGCCGTACATGTCGGGCACGTACTCGACGACCGACGAGCCCAGGCGATTGAAGTTGAAGTACGCGTTCTTCGCCATGAGCGGATCGAACGACCAGAACACGCGGCGGATACCCAGCTTCGACAGCGCGGCGCGCTGGTGCTCCTTGAGCATGCGTCCCAGGCCAAGGTTTCGCGCCGACTCGCGAACGCCAAGCATGTGCGACCAGTGAACCAGCTCGCCGTCGCGCACACCGCTCACGCCGAACACGAACCCCAACAGCTCACCACCGGCGTCGAACGCCCCGGCGGCGAGTCCGCCGACGTAGTCCACCACGTGCAGCAGCGTAACGGGAACGACGTCGGTCGGCTCGAATCCCCACACGTGACGCTGGAGCGCGACGCACGCCTCGCACTCCTCGACGGTTCGGAGCGTCCGAATCTCGACGGATGGGTGCGTGCGCGACGTCGGCACACTTCCCGCGGCACCGGGTGATTCGACCGCCGGCGCCCGCAACGGCGAGGATCGCGTCATTGACTGTTCGACACCGCTTCGTTGCGCAAGAACTTTTTGAAGAACGTGTCCATGCGGCCAAACACGTAGAGCCATCGGCTGTGGACGAGCGTCTCGTGCGTATCGTCGGGATTTACGATCAACTCGTAGTACACGTTGCGCGCGCGGAGCAGGTCCACGAGACCGATCGTCTGCGAGAACTCGACGTTGCGGTCGTCGTCGTTGTGCCAGATCAGCACCGGCGACTTCCACGAATCGATCGCCGAGATGGCCGAGGACTTGAACGACACTTCGGTCGTGTCGAGCGAATTGCCCCACAGGTGCACGCCGGCCATGTCGACGCCGGCGGCGAAGACGTCGGAGTTGCGCGCCAGCGCCTGCGACGTGAGCACGCCGCCGTACGACAAGCCCCAGATCCCGACGTGCGACGCGTCGACGTCCGGCCGCGACTGCAAGTATTTCCCCGCCGCGATCACGTCCTTGTACTCGGCGTTGCCGCGTCCGCCCGTGTTGGGCGCGGTGCGGAACGACTTCCCGTAGCCGATGCCCGAACGGTAGTTCACGGACATCACGACGTAGCCCTGGCTCGCGAGCCACTCGTTCACCGCGTACGCCGTCGCGTAGAAATCCATGTAGTGGTAGCCGAGCAGCATCTGCCGGATCGGGCCGCCATGGACGAAGATGATCGCCGGCCGTTTTTCACCAGCTTTGAGATTCTTCGGCAGGAAGAGCTGGTTGTGGAACTCCATTCCGTCATCGGCCTTGAGCACGACGGCGGTCGGCGCGACTTGCGCGGCGGCCGGGAACTCGGCCGGCAGCGTCGGGAAGATGAGACGGCGCGGACTCGTGCCGTTCGCGGACCCTGCCTCGGACGACACGACGCCGACGGACAACGGCAGCGTGCCGCCGGACGTCAGAACCGCCACTTGTTTCCCCGAAGAGAGCGGCGCCGGGTACATCTCGATTTGATCGCCGGTCGTGATTTGCACGGCGGGGCCGCCGGCGGTCGGCACCTTCCATAGATGGCGTCGATCGATGTCGCCCGCGTTCGTGGCGTAGAAGAGCGTCGTCCCGTCGCGAGACAGACCGGTCGTTTCGACGGCGCCCTCGCCCGGTGTGAGCTCGACCGGCCCGGCTTCCGCGCCGCCGTCCACCGCGACCGAGTACCAGCGGATCCACTCTTGGGGCTCTTGCGGGAAGATGACACGCGTCCCGGCCCACGCGATTCCGGCGACCGTCGGGAAGGTCTTGTCGTTCGGTTGATTGTGCCAGAACTCGTGCGCCTCGCAACCGCCGGCCGGCGTCGGACAGCCGGCGATGTCGGCGACCATCAGAGAAATCGTATAACCACCCGTGAATGCCGCGCGATACATGCCGTCGGCTCGGCCACCGCCGGCATCGCTCGCGCCGCGGGCCGCCGCTCCTGCCCCGCGACCGGCTCCGCCGCGGCCGGCGCGGCCACCGGGGCCGCCAGGATTGCCGATGCTTCCATCGCCGGCCTGGGCCTGAAGTCCGAAAGGAACCCCGGGACGGCGAACGAAGGCGAGCCGCTTGCCGTCCGGAGACCACGTCGGGCTTCCGTCGACGTCGACGCTCGGCGCGACGTAGTGCAGCCGCCGCGTGCGAACGTCGTACACGCCGATGAGCGAGTGATTGTCGCGGGCGCTGACGAACGCGAGCTTCGCGCCGTCCGGCGACCAGCGCGGATTCCCATTGCGCCCCCACTCCTTTATGTACGGCTGCTGGTCCTTTTCGGCGGGCGCCGCCGCGCGCGGCACCACCTGATATCGAAAGATCTGTCCGTCGCGCGAGAACACGACGTTGCGGCCGTCGGGCGCAAGCGCGGGGCCGGCCCCCGGACCGAGGCGCCACGCGGCGCTTGCATTGGTATACGCGGCCCAGATCGCGCGGTCGGGGCCTTGCGGGTCGCTGCTGGGATTGGCGATCCAGCCGACCCGATTGGGCTCGCTGCCGCGGACGAACGTCACGATCGAGCCGTCGTCGGAGATCTCGAGCTCCGACAGAATGATTCCGTCGTCGTCGAGGAATTTCGTCAGGCGGACCGGCTTGAAGTCCGGCGCCGAGGCCGTGTAGATGTTGCGCCGCCCACGGTCGTACGCGATCCACGCGATCCGGTCCGCCTTCTTCGCCGAGACCAACTCCGACGGATACGCCGGCGAAAGGAACTGCTCGATCGTCGGCTTCGACTGCGCGTCGCTCCCGATGAACGGGACGGAGATGATCGACGCCGTGATCAAGGCCCGAATATGCGCTTGCCGCATGTCTCCCCTCCTTCCTACGGGACGCGAATGAGCTCGTTCTGCAGAGGCACGCCGCCCTTTACCGCGACGGGTGCGTGATGTGAACACTTGATGACGGCCTGGCCGTTGGTGACGGAGATGCCGCAGTTACCGACGACATCGAAATTCATCGCGTACGGAATGCCTTCCGACGACAGGAAGGTCGGCCCGTCGGCGATCTGAAAATGCACGTGCGGCTCGGTGGAATTGCCGGAGTTGCCGAGCAGCGCGATCACCTGTCCGCGTTTGACGCGATCGCCCACTTTCACGCGCAACGATCCAGGCTGCAGGTGCGCGTAGAGCGCGTAGCGCCCTTGGCCGATGTCGATCGCGACGTAGTTGCCGCCGACCGTCGTCATCGTGATCGGCACGGCGCGCGAGTTGGCGCCGGGCACGTTTTGCGGAATGCTATCCTTGGTCGCCGCGATCACGCCGTCGGCCACCGCCATGAGCGGCGTTCCATAGGCGTAGTAGTTCTCGTTCTTGGCCGGATCGCCGCGGTGCGAGCTTCCCGTCGAATCGAGCTGGAGGAAATCGATCGCGAACCGTTGCCCGATGGCGGTGTGTCCGTCGAGCCCGAGCACCAAGCGTCGGTGCCCCGACGAATTCGACGGGCCGTTGAAGGCGGCCCATTGGCCGTGGAACGGCGCGGAGATGGCCGCGAGACCCGTCGCGACGGGAATCGCCGTGCCCTCCAGCACCACGTCGCTCGAATCCGTTCCGATCCGCGCGAGGGTGAGGCGATGATACAGCTTGGCCGGCGGCCGCTTGGCGTCGACTGGAATCCAGAGATACACGTACGCGCGGATCCCCCCGGGAATCTGCGTACGCTCCGACGCCGGAAGACACTCGACCGCCGGCCGGTTCGTCTGATCGGCGCGGCAAGTTGGCGGCGCGACTCGCGTGATCGCGCGAACCAGCGCGCTGTCCGCCAACGTGAATACGGACGCGCGGGTGTTCGCGTCGAGCACCTCCACGCGACGCAGGTACATCGCCGTCGGTGTGAGATTGCTGACGTGCAACTCGTACGACAGGAACGCGCCTGAATCGCTCACCGCGACGGTGGGCGGCTTGGGCACGCTGAACTCGACCGAGGGTGGAATCTGCGTCTGCGCACCCGCCACCCCCGCGAGCGCGACGGCGCCGAGCAAACACCCTTTGATGATCGGGCCCCCGTCCCGAGTCATGCGAATCATCCGCCGCGTCCGCCTCGGCCGCCGCGCCCTCCGGTGCTCTTTCTACCGAGCAGCGTGAGGTCGTTGCCGATGCCGAACCAGAGCCCGCTGACGGTATTGTCGGGCGAGATCTCGAACTTGATGTTGATTTGCCCGGCTGGTGAGCCGGGGGGAAGCAGCCAACGGAAGTTGTTGGCGTTCCAATACTGCAGTGCCCCGTGCCAGTCGCCGCGCCTCAGCTCGAGTTGGCCTTCGACGATCGACACGGTCGCCTCGCCGTACAAACTGTCCGCGTACGTGCCGACGAACGCGTTGATCGGCACTGGAGGCTTGGCGTCCTTCGGATGGTCGACGGCCTGCGCCGCCGCGACCGAATCGGCGCGCTTTCGCTGCACGAGATAGCGGTCGTACGCCTCGGCGCTCAGGTCTTTCATCGGCAGGCCGAGCGCGCGGTCGAAGATGTAGTGCATGACGACCGCGGGTAGCTGAGCGCCCTGCATGTTGCTCAATACCGCGACGCCAATGTGCTTCTCGGGGAGCATGCCCACCGCCGCGGTCATGCCGGTCGTGTTCCCGCCGTGCTGCCACATCAGCTGACCGTGATAGTCCTCGACGAACCAGCCCATGCCATACGAGCTGAAGTG
This genomic window from Gemmatimonadaceae bacterium contains:
- a CDS encoding prolyl oligopeptidase family serine peptidase, whose product is MRQAHIRALITASIISVPFIGSDAQSKPTIEQFLSPAYPSELVSAKKADRIAWIAYDRGRRNIYTASAPDFKPVRLTKFLDDDGIILSELEISDDGSIVTFVRGSEPNRVGWIANPSSDPQGPDRAIWAAYTNASAAWRLGPGAGPALAPDGRNVVFSRDGQIFRYQVVPRAAAPAEKDQQPYIKEWGRNGNPRWSPDGAKLAFVSARDNHSLIGVYDVRTRRLHYVAPSVDVDGSPTWSPDGKRLAFVRRPGVPFGLQAQAGDGSIGNPGGPGGRAGRGGAGRGAGAAARGASDAGGGRADGMYRAAFTGGYTISLMVADIAGCPTPAGGCEAHEFWHNQPNDKTFPTVAGIAWAGTRVIFPQEPQEWIRWYSVAVDGGAEAGPVELTPGEGAVETTGLSRDGTTLFYATNAGDIDRRHLWKVPTAGGPAVQITTGDQIEMYPAPLSSGKQVAVLTSGGTLPLSVGVVSSEAGSANGTSPRRLIFPTLPAEFPAAAQVAPTAVVLKADDGMEFHNQLFLPKNLKAGEKRPAIIFVHGGPIRQMLLGYHYMDFYATAYAVNEWLASQGYVVMSVNYRSGIGYGKSFRTAPNTGGRGNAEYKDVIAAGKYLQSRPDVDASHVGIWGLSYGGVLTSQALARNSDVFAAGVDMAGVHLWGNSLDTTEVSFKSSAISAIDSWKSPVLIWHNDDDRNVEFSQTIGLVDLLRARNVYYELIVNPDDTHETLVHSRWLYVFGRMDTFFKKFLRNEAVSNSQ
- a CDS encoding M23 family metallopeptidase, translating into MIRMTRDGGPIIKGCLLGAVALAGVAGAQTQIPPSVEFSVPKPPTVAVSDSGAFLSYELHVSNLTPTAMYLRRVEVLDANTRASVFTLADSALVRAITRVAPPTCRADQTNRPAVECLPASERTQIPGGIRAYVYLWIPVDAKRPPAKLYHRLTLARIGTDSSDVVLEGTAIPVATGLAAISAPFHGQWAAFNGPSNSSGHRRLVLGLDGHTAIGQRFAIDFLQLDSTGSSHRGDPAKNENYYAYGTPLMAVADGVIAATKDSIPQNVPGANSRAVPITMTTVGGNYVAIDIGQGRYALYAHLQPGSLRVKVGDRVKRGQVIALLGNSGNSTEPHVHFQIADGPTFLSSEGIPYAMNFDVVGNCGISVTNGQAVIKCSHHAPVAVKGGVPLQNELIRVP